CATAACCTTCTTCTTTTAAAGCAAAAGAAGCATGTACACAACAATAATCAAATTCAATCCCCTGCCCTATTCTATTTGGACCCCCTCCAAGTATTATTACTTTTTTGCTTTTTGATACTCTGCTTTCATCTTTTCTATCGTATGATGAATAAAAATAGGGTTTTTCAACTTCTATTTCACTTGCACAGGTATCAACAAGTTTATATACAGGAGTTATTTTAAATCTTTTTCTTTTATTTCTAACTTCACTTTCATTGATATTTTTAAGTTTTGCTATTTCTCTATCAGAAAATCCGTATTCTTTTGCTTCTCTCAATATACTAACGGTTAATTTTTGCTTTTTAATTTTTTCCTCAAAATCTACTATCTCTTTTATCTGATGAATGAACCATTTATCAATTTTTGATAACTCATATATTTTATCAATACCCATTCCCTTTTTGAGTGCATATCTTATATAATAAATCCTTTCTCTATTTGGAATTTTTAATTTTTCCTCAATTTCTTCAATTTCTGGAAGAGTATCTTTTTTGTCATCACACAATCCATATCTACCTATTTCAAGGGCCCTCAATCCTTTCTGCAGTGCTTCTTTAAATGTTCTACCTATTGCCATTACTTCTCCAACTGACTTCATTGAGGTTGTTAAACTTGTGTCTGCACCCGGAAATTTTTCAAAAGTAAATCTTGGCATTTTGAATACAACATAATCAACTGTCGGTTCTGAAAATGCAGTTGTTTTACCTGTAATTTGATTTTTAATTTCATCAAGGGTATATCCAACAGCAAGTTTTGTTGCTATTCTTGCAATAGGATAACCGGTTGCTTTTGAAGCAAGTGCAGAACTTCTTGATAATCTTGGATTAACCTCTATAACATATATTTCTCCATTTTCAGGGCTCACAGCAAACTGAATATTACATCCACCAATAACTCCTATAGACCTTATTATTTTTTTACACATATCCACCAGTGTATTATATTCTGAAGGAGCAAGTGTTTGAGCAGGAGCAACAACCATACTATCTCCTGTATGAACTCCCATTGGGTCAACATTTTCCATTGAAGTAACAATAATTACATTGTCATTCTTATCCCTAATTGCTTCAAATTCTATTTCTTTCCATCCAAGAACTGACTTTTCAACAAGAACTTCACCTATTGGACTTGTTGCAATACCATAAGCGAGTTTTTCTTTTAATTCCTCCATATTATATGCAACAGAACCACCAGTTCCTCCAAGAGTATAAGCAGGCCTTAAAATAACTGGAAATCCAATTCTTTCAGCAATTTTTATTCCGTCTTCCACTGAATATGCAAGTCCACTTTCTGGAACTTTAAGTCCTATATCAAGCATTGTCTTTTTAAATAGGTCTCTTGTTTCTGCTTTTGCTATTGATTCTTCAGTTGCTCCTATAATTTCCACTTTATACTTTTCTAAAATTCCTTTTCTGTAAAGAAAAGTTGCAAGATTAAGTCCTACCTGTCCGCCAAGAGTTGGTAATAATGCCTGTGGTCTTTCTTTTTCAATCACTTTCTCTAAAAAATCAACTGTTAATGGTTCTATATAAATCCTGTCTGCCATTTCAGGGTCTGTCATTATTGTAGCAGGATTTGAATTAACAAGGACTACTTTATATCCCTCTTCTTTCAATGCTTTACATGCCTGTGAACCTGAATAGTCAAATTCACATGCCTGACCAATTATTATTGGACCTGAACCAATAAGTAGAACTTTTTCTATATCAGTTCTTTTAGGCATTTACAAACTCCTTAAATTTTCTCCATACTATATCATTTTCTTGTGGATAGTATTGTACACCTAAAATTTTTAATTTTTCACTTATAATACCTTCAATAGAACCGTCATTTAAATTGGTAAACCATATTTTTAATTTTTCATCCATATTTTCAGGAATTAATGAATAAATATGGGCTTGTACTGTAGTTTTACATGTGTTATTTGTAACATCTTTTACAGGATAGTTTATTCCAAAATGTCCATTTTTCATTTTAAAGATTTTATATCCAAGGGATAAAGATAAAATTAACATACCAAGTCCAATTCCTAAAACAGGTATTTTACCAATTATTTTTGATAATTCAGAAATTGTATTTTGCAATTTTAATGGATTATCAGGACCTGATGAAATAAAAACACCACGAGGTTTATAAGAAAAAATTTCATCAGAAGTTATATTATAAGGTGCCACAATTAAATCAAATCCTGCAGAAATAAGGTAATCAATATGTGGTTTTATTACTCCTAAATCAATTACAAGAATTTTATTATTCTGGATATTTTTCCCACTGCAAATAGTATGTGGTTTTTTACAACTTACTTTTTCCGTCAAATTTTCATTTATAAAATTGTTTTTTATTTCTTCTAATAATTTTTCTATATTTGCTTTTTTTACGGCTAATATACCCCTTTTTATCCCTTTTTCTCTTAAATAACTCACAACTTCCTGAGTGTCAACTTTTTCCATTACTAAAATTTTATTTTCATTTATAAAATCTTTAATACTTTTTATTGATTTCCAATTACTGGATATTTTACTTATTTCTTTTACTATTAAACCTTTTACCCATACATTTTCTGTAAAAAACCCTTCTTTATTGATTCCGTAATTTCCAATATGTGGGTAAGTCATAACTACAATTTTTTTATAATATGATGGGTCTGTAATAACTTCTTGATAACCGATGACACCTGTATAAAAAATAACTTCTCCAGTTTCTATACCTTCTCCTATTATTTCTCCTTCCCATAATTTACCATCTTCAAGTAAGAATATTCCTTTCCTCATATTTATATTATTTTTTTCCCT
The bacterium genome window above contains:
- the carB gene encoding carbamoyl-phosphate synthase large subunit, coding for MPKRTDIEKVLLIGSGPIIIGQACEFDYSGSQACKALKEEGYKVVLVNSNPATIMTDPEMADRIYIEPLTVDFLEKVIEKERPQALLPTLGGQVGLNLATFLYRKGILEKYKVEIIGATEESIAKAETRDLFKKTMLDIGLKVPESGLAYSVEDGIKIAERIGFPVILRPAYTLGGTGGSVAYNMEELKEKLAYGIATSPIGEVLVEKSVLGWKEIEFEAIRDKNDNVIIVTSMENVDPMGVHTGDSMVVAPAQTLAPSEYNTLVDMCKKIIRSIGVIGGCNIQFAVSPENGEIYVIEVNPRLSRSSALASKATGYPIARIATKLAVGYTLDEIKNQITGKTTAFSEPTVDYVVFKMPRFTFEKFPGADTSLTTSMKSVGEVMAIGRTFKEALQKGLRALEIGRYGLCDDKKDTLPEIEEIEEKLKIPNRERIYYIRYALKKGMGIDKIYELSKIDKWFIHQIKEIVDFEEKIKKQKLTVSILREAKEYGFSDREIAKLKNINESEVRNKRKRFKITPVYKLVDTCASEIEVEKPYFYSSYDRKDESRVSKSKKVIILGGGPNRIGQGIEFDYCCVHASFALKEEGY
- the carA gene encoding glutamine-hydrolyzing carbamoyl-phosphate synthase small subunit is translated as MRKGIFLLEDGKLWEGEIIGEGIETGEVIFYTGVIGYQEVITDPSYYKKIVVMTYPHIGNYGINKEGFFTENVWVKGLIVKEISKISSNWKSIKSIKDFINENKILVMEKVDTQEVVSYLREKGIKRGILAVKKANIEKLLEEIKNNFINENLTEKVSCKKPHTICSGKNIQNNKILVIDLGVIKPHIDYLISAGFDLIVAPYNITSDEIFSYKPRGVFISSGPDNPLKLQNTISELSKIIGKIPVLGIGLGMLILSLSLGYKIFKMKNGHFGINYPVKDVTNNTCKTTVQAHIYSLIPENMDEKLKIWFTNLNDGSIEGIISEKLKILGVQYYPQENDIVWRKFKEFVNA